A genomic segment from Aspergillus puulaauensis MK2 DNA, chromosome 1, nearly complete sequence encodes:
- a CDS encoding WW domain binding protein 11 (COG:S;~EggNog:ENOG410PIJW;~InterPro:IPR019007;~PFAM:PF09429;~go_process: GO:0006396 - RNA processing [Evidence IEA]): protein MPRDKERSVNPAAAQRKLEKQKNLKKGKAEALARKNEKLGRRNPERIQRQINDLKEMEQSGQGLRPREKQILEALERDLRAVQKAREALGDKAPKFASSHYERGDDHPRDRRDGGVLGKRRRDGHGRFGEQGSDSSETDEEVRRIPMPRDTPPPIPREYQRRKEAGSGAEGGRGPHPLPAKPSETESRAVYEAKPEIRDLRKEAVNKFIPAAVRVKHDSIRGQGKLLEPEELDRLEKAGYNAGPTETAPTAEEQEKLLEEEKRFNQELKSVQIEEVEDEEA, encoded by the coding sequence ATGCCTCGAGACAAGGAGCGCTCGGTCAACCCTGCCGCTGCGCAGCGCAAattggagaagcagaagaaccTCAAAAAGGGCAAGGCCGAGGCGCTAGCTCGCAAGAATGAAAAACTGGGGCGTCGCAATCCAGAGCGCATCCAGCGGCAGATAAACGACCTGAAGGAAATGGAGCAGTCAGGACAGGGCCTACGACCACGCGAGAAGCAGATATTGGAAGCTCTGGAACGAGATTTGCGGGCCGTGCAGAAAGCAAGGGAAGCCTTGGGCGATAAGGCACCCAAATTTGCAAGCTCGCACTACGAGCGGGGCGACGATCACCCGCGGGACCGTAGGGACGGAGGGGTACTGGGGAAGCGGAGGCGCGATGGTCATGGACGCTTCGGAGAGCAAGGTAGTGATAGCAGTGAGACTGATGAGGAGGTGCGGAGGATACCGATGCCTCGAGATACCCCTCCACCCATCCCGCGCGAGTAccagaggaggaaagaagcagGCTCAGGTGCCGAAGGTGGTCGGGGCCCACATCCCCTTCCGGCGAAGCCTTCAGAGACAGAATCGAGAGCAGTCTATGAGGCCAAGCCCGAAATTCGCGACCTACGGAAGGAAGCCGTGAACAAATTCATCCCAGCCGCAGTCCGAGTGAAACACGACTCAATACGAGGACAGGGAAAGCTATTGGAACCGGAAGAACTCGATCGACTAGAAAAGGCAGGGTACAACGCCGGACCTACGGAGACGGCACCGACTGCCGAGGAACAGGAAAAGCTcctcgaagaagagaaacgctTCAACCAAGAGCTCAAATCTGTCCAAAttgaggaagtcgaggacgaggaagcaTAA